CGTTAACATCGAAGACAAATGGTGTGCCGCCGTCATACACTATCATATAGTTGAAACCATAATCTTTGAACGTGTTGTATATCTCGGTGGTCGCTGCCGCCGCCCCTGACTTCCTGTTGTAAAACGCGAATACATACGCCTTGTCACTCTTGAACGCAAGCATCGTGTGCCAGGTACAGCGGAATTTGTCGTCCCGCCATCCCTGCCGATAAATATCACGGGAAGCTGATACCTCCTTGCCGTTCTTGATGACAGGAATGCCGCTTGCAGCCCACAGCAGGTTTTGGATGTTGTCTATCTGATTCAGCTCGTCGTAGAAAGCCTCCTGGTCCTTTGTGACATAAAACGTGCTGAGCTTTCTTCCCACTGTCGACAGTTTCGCTATGTCAATCCAGTCCGGAAAGTCTTTTGCCTGGTTTATAACTCTGCCGTCGATTGCAAAGTTGCCGACCGGGTAGTACTTTCCGAATTTAGGATCTGCTGCGCTAAGCGGCGTATAAAACATGAAGTTGCAGTAATTTTTGATTGCTGTCGTCCTCTTTGCCTTCTCCCATTCCTGTGGGAAAGTATTTGCTGTCGGAGAAACCACCTCATACAAATAATTGCTGATTTTCTTGTATCCCATATTATGCTCCTCCAAATAACCTATTGGATTTATCGTGTTCCCCGGGAAGGGCATCGGGTACACAACAGGCAGCTTGCCGTACACCTCAAGGTGCAGGTGCTTGCCTGTGCTGTTGCCTGTGCTGCCCTCTGTGCCAATGACTTGCCCCTCGGCGATTTTATCATTGACCTTAACATTATATGACGCAAGGTGAGCATAGCGTGAGGCTGTGCCGTCGTCGTGATGAACTACGACATATTTTCCGTATGACTTGTCAAATGCAGCCGTGCTTACCGTGCCGGATGCAACAGCCATTACATTGTCATCGCCCACTGCTACGAAATCAGTTCCGGTGTGATAGCCGCAAGCCCAGCTCCCCTTTCTGCCGTATACACAGGAAATTGTATAATTATTAAATGGATACATCAATATGCCTTCTTCCTATTCGCTTACCTCTGCTTTAACAGGTATACCATCCTCTATATTATTATCACACGCAGAAATTGTGCCGGCAGAGTCTGCATTTTGCTGAGCATCTAAGCTTTTCCCCGAATCAGTGGCAACAGGATCATCGCTATGATAAGTATTAGACGTTTCATTTGCGATCTCTTTTGCAATCCCGCCAGCCGCCTCATCAACAGCGTCATTAAGCGCCTTAACAGACGCCTCGATCAGCGCATTGACCCCGTCATCAACGGCAATTCCGAGTTTATTAAGCATATTTATGACCCAAAGCTTACGCGTTGCGCCCATTTTAGTGCCCTGAATCGTCTGCTCCGCTGCGGCGACGAGCTTGTCCACCCAAGCTGATATAAAGTTGAAATTTTTAACATTCAAAAGCGACTTTATATACGGAACTGCGAATTTAAGTGCAATTCCCATTGCGAGTGTCAATATTCCATCCAATATGTATTTTGCAAGATCGTTCATAAGTTAACTTCCCCTTCTTTTATTCGCCGTCGTTTTTATCCTTCGGCACGTTATTTTGAATTTTTACAATGTTTTCAGCTTTTGCTTTGTTGTAATAAAATCCAGTTGCAGTCGCCAGTTCTGTGAAGACTGCCGGGATAAGATACTGGAACACGCTCATGTCGTTTGTTTTCCAAGACATCGCACAAGAAAAAATGACGACGAACACAACTCCTGCCGTCACCCAAGTGAGTATCACCTTCGAAAACTCACGTCTTTTTTTGCGTTTTTTCATTATGAGGCCCCCTTTGAAACAATGATATCGTGTTCGCGCTCTAAATGTTCATCGAGCCGCTTGTGCGCCTGCTTTGCCGACTCTTCGACTTTAATAAGGCGCTCCCTGCTTTCTTTGATGTCGTTTTTGACATTACTCATCTCGTTCTTTATTTCCGTGATGCCTATGCCGATGTTTTCAAGCTTGACAATAACTGTAGCCATAACCGACGCGTCCTCTTTGGTATCGGCTTTGTTGTTTCGCTTCAGTGCCATAAATCCGAAGACCGCGGCAAGGGTAACAGAAAAGAATGTTAATACGATTGAGAGATCTATTTCAGTCATTTTTCTACTCCTTAAAAAGTGGCTGTTGCAAAACGCCCCTTTAGAAAAATAATACATAAAAATGCGCCTTGAATTGGTCATCAAAAGCCATTTCAAAGCGCATTTTTGTATTGATCAAGCTGCTTCTGCTGTGCAAGTTACTATCGCCTCCCAGAAAAAAGCAGTGTGCATTCAGCAATCTTGCGCATCAGCAAACTCTGCAACTTCCGCTTTTATTCTTGCGTAAAGTGCCTCTCTAGTATATCCTTTACTATCATCTAAAGATAACGTGATAGCCGTTGATGAAACGATCATAGAGTTATCAGGCTTAGCCTTTTCTGTTTCTCTGTACTGGGTGTCAGCATATCCTGCAAGATTGATCTGCACATTTTCCTCACTGCCGTTATAAACCTGAGCCACCGCCTGTATACGGTGATATTTTGTTGTTTGCCCTTTGTTGTCGATAAGTTCCTTATAAAGTGCCATTTTTATTCCTCCTTAAAAATATTAATAACAACCAATTACTGTAATATCAAGAGTAGATGTCATAGCATTTGCATTGTCAATTGTCACATCAACTGACCCATTATTATATGTAGCTGATATACTACCACCGCTCCAAGTTGTTTCACTCCCTATCATAACAGGGTAATATCCCCATGTACCTTCATCAGATTCAATTTCAACAATAACCATTAAGGGTATAACAAAATCAATTGATACACTATACGTAGTACTGTCACTTGAGAGTGAGTATTCAGCGAAACTTGTATATAAAGGTAAAACCATTCTGTTGTTATTGTCGTAATACTGTTGAGCTTTTACGTTGCCTGATGTTGTTATATTCCCAGTTGTATTAAAGTTTCCATTTTTATCAATTGATGCTTTTTTAGTTCCATTAAACTGAAACGAAGCGATTTCTCCTGTACTTGCTGAATTTACCTGATTAATCGTAAGTGCAGCATTTCCGTCAGCTACATTTCTAGTCACTACTGTACCTGCCGTATTTAATGCTATTGTCGCATTATTATTTGAAGTTGGTTCAGTGATTTGTGATGCATTATAAGAGGTATTGCGAAGTCGTTTCATAAGATATGGAACAAATTTCTGGTTGTCGCAAAGGTTTACAACCTCGTTAAAATAGCCATAATTATCAGTATATTGTGCTAAGATAACATCCATTTCTGCGGCTGTTGGTTCATTTCCAGCACCAAATGTACAAGTCAAGTCCACTATTAAAAAATAACCAATATAAATATTGTCCCATCCAGAACTTCTGTAGTCACGTATTCCTATAGACCATAAATTTGAATCTAATGCAGTAGTATTGATTGATACTATTTCAAAATTTCCGCTACCACTGTGATATTTAAGCATATTACCTGATGAAACAATTCCAACATTACTTGACGTTGTTTTTAAATTAGTTGCAACATAATAAACATGGTTAGCAAAGCTTACAAATTGTGGTATATATACAGAACCTTTTCGTAATGTTGCTAACATTGTCCCCATACCAACACCACTTGAAGATAATGTTGCACCTACTGTAGTAGTCCATCCCACTGTCCCATTACTAAAATTACCATTATTCACCATGTTTCTTATTTGTAAATAAGTGTCACTTTCAACCGCTTCTAATCTCGTGTCTAAACTACTAATTTCATTTTTATCTGCTGTATCTGCCCAGTCAGACCATACACCTGAGGAAAGAATAGATTGACGTGTTTTATCATAACTTCCATCAGTTTTATAACGATGCTGAATAACACCCGGTTCATAGTCACCACTATAATCAGTATCATATATTCGATCTGAAGTTACTTCTAAGCAGTAGGTTTCATAAACGTCTGAAGCTAGATTAACTTGGTAAATCCCGCATTCTGTAATAGTGTCATAGCTAGACTCATCCGATAATTCTTTAAACTGTAATCCGGTAACTGGTACACCATTTATTTCATAACCTGCTGCTGAAATAAAGCCATTTTTACTGATTGATGCTTTTTCAGTTCCACCAAATTGGAACGATGCTATTTTACCAGTACTTGCTGCATTAGCTTGATTTACCGTAAATGCTGTATTAGAATCTACTATGTTACGTGATATAATAATACCCGTATCATTAAAATAAACTGCTGAATTATTTTCACTTGAAACATTAGTGATTTTTGTTATTCCGTATCCTGCATTCCAATTTGTACCGTTGCAAATAAGCATCTTGCCACTATTACCCGAAACTACTGGTAAATTTCCAGAACTTATAACAGCATTTTTCACAAATGCTGTTGTTGCTAATTTAGTGCTATTGTCCTCCGCTGTCGGAGTTGGAGCCGTCGGTGTCCCCGTAAGCGCGGGCGAATATAGCGGTGCTTTCGTGCTTTGAAGCACCCTGCCCTGATTCGCCGTCAAAGCCAGCGCATTGCTGGTGCTTGTCAGCGTGTCGTTCAGCTGAACAACGCCTAACGACGTTGTCGTCGCGGACGGCAGCGCATGGACTCTCCATGTGTCCCAGGACGCTCCTCCGTTAAAGCTTGTCCTGTAAAGCAGTGAATAAAAGTA
Above is a genomic segment from Bacillota bacterium containing:
- a CDS encoding M23 family metallopeptidase: MYPFNNYTISCVYGRKGSWACGYHTGTDFVAVGDDNVMAVASGTVSTAAFDKSYGKYVVVHHDDGTASRYAHLASYNVKVNDKIAEGQVIGTEGSTGNSTGKHLHLEVYGKLPVVYPMPFPGNTINPIGYLEEHNMGYKKISNYLYEVVSPTANTFPQEWEKAKRTTAIKNYCNFMFYTPLSAADPKFGKYYPVGNFAIDGRVINQAKDFPDWIDIAKLSTVGRKLSTFYVTKDQEAFYDELNQIDNIQNLLWAASGIPVIKNGKEVSASRDIYRQGWRDDKFRCTWHTMLAFKSDKAYVFAFYNRKSGAAAATTEIYNTFKDYGFNYMIVYDGGTPFVFDVNGTNVAVTDGNAVIDTILRYNA
- a CDS encoding phage holin, LLH family encodes the protein MNDLAKYILDGILTLAMGIALKFAVPYIKSLLNVKNFNFISAWVDKLVAAAEQTIQGTKMGATRKLWVINMLNKLGIAVDDGVNALIEASVKALNDAVDEAAGGIAKEIANETSNTYHSDDPVATDSGKSLDAQQNADSAGTISACDNNIEDGIPVKAEVSE